The nucleotide sequence TCTGCTGTACAGAGTCCCTTGACTGTTCAAAACAACTGGTGAGGTGCTTCAGGCAGCAATTGATGCTCAGAACTTCTATGGGCTAAAGGAGAAGAGAGATCTAATAGCTTTGGTTCTACCAAGGTTGTTTGAACGTGACCTAGTCTAAACTGGTCCAGAAAAGATGAAGTATTCTGTTACCTTAAAACTGTATTAAGCATGGCCTAAATATTAGGTGTTTCTTCTGTATAGTGTGTTCCATCAACTATTTATTACTAGTGCTTTAAACTCCAAATTAAACATCCATTTAAAAGGAGTCACTGGGCAGATGTTCCTTTTATCAATATAGGTTGAGAGATTCTCTGTTGGAGGTTTAGGAAACAATTTTGCTAACAGGTAAAACAATGTAAATATGTATGAATTCTATTTGTTGCACATAACTTTTtggtataaaaaataaatgtagaaatGACCTGTGGATGTCTTGCTGCAATCATTCTTGTGCTGCACTCATGCAGTCCAAACACAAGAGCTTGAATGAACCCAATCAGAGGCCTTTTTGGACTCAGTCTGAGCCTTAGAAACTGTTTTTAAGTCAGTACTGTAATTCTGTTTCTAGAAGTATACCAAGTTGTGATTTTGTTCAGAGATACTGTGTGTTAGCAGTGGAAGGGTAGAGCACTTGGGTCCCCAGAGGTACCAGTTGATAgaatttctgcagctgtgtcGTGTTGCTGAACATTGGTTGTGTGTACAGGGATGTGTGAAGGTGGAGCAGTGTGGACTGGAGGCTGTAACTGTTGGCAATTCTTTAAGCAACATGCAAAATCCCCCTGTTGAGTaggttatttttattgcttcctGCTGTCCTTGGCTCTCTAGTCCTGCTTTAACTCCACTCTGACAAGATCTCAAAGGGTCTAGAATCCTCTGTATGTTTTCCTGGAtttgggggcagggagggagctgctggggaagggctggacAGGTGAGTTGAGTTTGCAGTTGCATGGAGCTGTTAAGAACCAGCAGCACTAAAGCTCTGCTGTGTCCTCACCGTGTGGTGGCTCTGAACCTCCTCTGCCTCTTTTGTTGGGCTGAATGAACATCATCGTGActcctctgccaccagccccaTGTCCTCAGAGGGAGCTGAGCCCCAGTTTGTGATGCGTTAACAACCTCAAATCTTTACCTGTGTTTTGCTGTGGCAGCTCTTGGAATGTCATGCCTGTTGAAGTGGGGGAGAAAAtggcttaaaaagaaattatgtctAGAGATGGAGAAGTTGGAATTACTTTCAAACACTGGTAGGGGGTTAAATCTGGTACCTACTCTTGTACCATGGTACATTTGAGCAAGTTTCTTTCTACTGTGGGTAGACTTTTATATTCTGGGGGTTTTAGTTATATAGAAAATCTGTAAAACCTAACCTGATACAACTGTAAGGACTGTTGatagtttgtttcttcttttcccttaaAAACTCAAGAGAAATTGTTGTGAAGTCGGCAGTAAACATGTATGTCCTCACTCTGTGTGGCAGCGTGGAAGGTGGTGTTGATTTCTAATGTATCATATCTAAAAGAACAAGAATTTGGCCACCCCACAACCTAAGAGCaactattttctttatattgGCAGATGTTTTGGTCACTTTGAGGTACTAGAAGAAGAGCCAATTGCAGAAGTAGTCATAGCAACTGTTTCATAGTATCCCTCAGTCAGAATAACGAAACTCCGTAACTGCCAACTGCCAGGATCCAGCCTCCAGTGTGATTCTGCAGGGGTGACagccctgggatgctgcagtgATGAGTTTGCATGAGTGTTCTGAGCTCCTCTGTGGGGACTGGCACCAACTGTGACAGTCTAAAGCTTTTGGAAGCCCCCAGGACGGGTGCACAGCGTGGCAGGGATGTTACTGCACCACCTTCCTGTCTCAGGCAGCATGTGCATGTTACTGTGCACATCACCTACCCCCGAATGCTTCAGGCTTCTGTCAAAAAAGCTGAGATCAAATTTACCCTGTAGGCTGTGGTGACTGTAGTGCACAGGGACAACTTACTATGAAGGAAGCCCTTCCATGGTGGAGGATAAAACTGCGTCCAGTAGCAGATCTGGTACTGTGATTAAAAGACATAGTTTTGAACAAAGTTCAGTTTGCCTGCCTACCCAACATGTTCCACCTTGCTGCTTAGTATGAATTCAGACTGTCCTGGGATATGTTGGGTGcccctcagcagtgctgcttgaTGCACTGAACACTGAACCCTTGGGAtgtcccagccagccccacacACATTGTCCAGTGAGAGCAGCTGTTGGTGGTGCCCCTGTCATCCTGTGCCTGAGCCATGGAACTGTCAGGGGAGTCTAACTGGAAAACCTCGCTTGCTTTGGAGGGATGTGATGTTCTTTCAGAGCCACTTGGATTTGTTAAGTCTTCAGCATTGATCTGTatcagaattattatttttttaatgcttatttttGCCATGAATAGATACCTCAGTCAGGCTCTCTTAACTCCTTGAAACTCTGAATATTCACTGTACTCCCTGGAAGCAGGAGGCCTACAGACATGGCCTAGCATAAGAAACTGGTGTTTCTGAGCTGCTTTGTGTCACAGTCACTACTTCAGGTGGACTAGAACTTGCGTTAGACTTGCAGGAGTTGAGTCAGgcataaatattatttaaacaaatttatTGAAAGAGTTCAGCATAATACCCAGGCATTATACCTtttgatttcattttagaaagagATGATGTGATTTTATTATAGGAGGAAGACAGCTTGATTCATTTGCAATTTTCCAGTATCTTTCTCTAAGAACAAAGGCAGCTGACTTGGGCTGTCGTTGGCGGGTAAATATTCCCTTCTTGTTCCCCAAAACACGTGTGGTCCCTGTAGAGAAGttacaaaataaagcaagtaaatataaaatgctCTTCTATCCCCTACTGTGAATTGTTAATGATGTATGTGCTCAATCAGGTTAGGTGGAAGAGACCTCTGCACTTTATTCTACACAGGCAGGTACGACGGGGAACCCGGCAGCTGTAATTTGCGTCATCTTGGCAGGATGAATTGATTAAGTGAGCAATACAGCTGCAATCATGGTAGCtacagctggcagggctgtgagtTGGTTCAGGTGTGCCCAACCACCTGATCAGTATTATATTTACAGGGGATGTTCCTTTTGCCATTAGTTCACCTCAAAATTTGAGGGTGAACATGTTGATTACTGTGTGACTGTACTGTCATTTCCTGGTGTCCAGGTccttttttgcctgttttaCTTTTCATGGGAAACTAGGAAAGATGATCACAATCTGTAGAGAGACTGGAACTGCATATATGTATGTGAACTTGCCTACATTTTCTCCATCCTCCTATTTGAAACTAATATTACTTTTCTGACTGCTGCTCTGCAATGACTCAGCTTTCTAAAACCTGTATTGGTGCTCTACAGATTCTTCTTAATGGTGTTTCTCTGCTTGAAATTAAAACTGACTGTTCACCACCCTGACTCTCTGCAAGTGGCATGTACATAACTGGGTCCTGAGCAGGTGGTCTTTGGAGTTGTAACAGTTTAATTTCTGTGACTGTCTGCACTGTAGATGAATTAGGGCCCCCGACTTTGCAAATGCACTTATTTATCAATGGTGGATGGAGTGTCATGGTAGACAGTTGTCTACCCCTGTGGCACCTGGTCCTCTATTGCTAAGTCTCTCCCAAGTTAATAATACATTGTTTTAGGTGCTCTGTTACTAAGGGCAGTTGTAGATGAAATACGAAGCAAGGGAGACACATCCCTAGTTGCTGACTGAAGCTCTGaattgaaatggaaatgaataTAACTGGAAAGAAAGTCATCAGGGTCTGCTCACAAGCTTCCCTTGCATTCTGCCCTAGTGCATTGTGTCGTGTTCTGGGAAGTGTCTTTGCAGGTGGAACATCTAGGAGCTAGAGCTGGAGACAGAGGATGCATTAGGTACAGGAAGGACCTTCCCTCTTGGCTCTGGTCATGCTGGACTTTGTCACAGAAACCAGCTGTGCTCTATCTTGGTAAGCAGAGGGCCCTTTTGTCCTGCTTTTCAGCACAATAATCCTAGTGTTTCATAAACCACTTTAAGCTTGCAGGGAGGAGGGTGTGTTGGTTAGAATAGAACCACAAGCTTACCTTGGTTAGTCATGAAATCAGCAAAATTCCATATGAGCTCCCCAATCACGTactctttcctctttttgtcAAAAACAGAGTGGTACTCCTGTAGCATGGCCTTCTGGTACTCCTCGCTGAACATCAGGGGGGGATCCTACAGCCAGGAAAAAAGGGTGGCCTTGGATGGAGGAGACAATTTCAGCAGAGGCTCCATGTGTTAACCTCCTGTTGGCTGGGGACCTGCTTCCTGCAGCCAACCTTTACATTGCTGGGTCTCCCTGTTGCCACTGCATTAGCCATGGTTACTTAGCCATGGTTACTTAGCCATGGTTACTTAGCCATGGTTACTTAGCCATGGTTACTTAGCCATGGTTACTTAGCCATGGTTACTTAGCCATGGTTACTTAGCCATGGTTACTTAGCCATGGTTAGCAACTGCTAGGGGATGGCAGATGGACTGGGTGGTTTTGGTTGATCATGCTGCTTTATCACGATAGGTGCAGGAGTGCCACCCCCTCCTGTGCAGGACAGCACCATAAAATTAATGTCCGCTCTATTGAGCTGTTACCTCCTGATGAAGCATTTTCTACAAATGCCAAAGTACAGATTTCAGACTGCTCAGTGCTTTTACTCAAAGGTAAAAGCTTCTCTTTAGGTAGATAGTCGGTGGCAAAGCTCATTGATTTTGGTGGAGCAGGATTGCAACCCTGGACATTGACAAGCCAGTGCATCCCAAAACTAAGTAGTCAGGCTCAGTGGTACCCACCTCTTCTAACTAAGGTTTCTGACCCATTTTTTCCATCTAGGGTGTCTGTAACACTTACACTGTGAAGTCCAGGAACTGAGTCTGCTCCATATTCACTCTGGATGATGGGTTTTTGGTAGGTTTTATACCAGTTCTCAAACTGTGTTGTGAGTTGTAGTGGGATAACTTCCAGGTGGCCTGGGTCATGATACCAGGAGAAGTAGCTGTTCACACAGATCACATCCACATAAGGAGCCTGCAGAAACCAAGGTGACAGTCTTTTGTCACAGAGCTCCCAGTAGCCAACCTATACCCACCGAGCTAAATCCtccctttgcttcctttcatGACATGTAGAATAAAgtcttttcccctcctcactCAGGCCCTCCCAATGTGCCATCcttcccaggaaaaaaagcaggataAATGTAACAAGCTGATAGCATATTCATTTGGCATTTTTCTTAGAAACTTAGGAAGTCACAGCAATGAGTTAGACAAGATTAATCCATTTCATCTTCAGGTTTGTTAGACATTTTTGAGTTTCCAAGATGTCTCTGGCTTGCTGGTACATTTAGATGTACTTTTTGAGTATTGGAATGTGATTATCAAGTTAGTGGTCAAATATTTTGACTAGCAACTAAATTTGTGCATCAATGGTGCAATACTAAGACTAAGCATTCTGCAAGTTATATGCCATTTCTACCACGTGGACAGTATGATAAAAGGGCACAAAGCCCACTAAAGATAAAGTGATGTTGTATGTAACTTGTTCAATGTTCTCTTAACATGTTttgtaataaaaggaaaaaaaaagttctaataTCACATCAGTGTATGAGATCTattctttggttttgtcttcCTGTGTTGTCTCAAGCTAGTCAGAACATGCTCGGATGCCAGAGGCTGTTTGCATGGCTGTGCATGGCTGGTGAAACAGGGAAACCCAAGAGCAGATCCCTGCTGGGCTCCTTCAAAAGTAAGGCcaccagttttgttttcctggggtggggaggaacaGACCTCTGAGATACAGGAGGCTGaccctgctccttgcaggagagcttgaaagaaatacagagtGTAACCTGGGGTAGCATCATGTACCTACAAACTGCTGGAAGTGTCTGTTGTGCAATAGTGGCCACTAGGATACAGGCATcttgaaaaatttaaaattacacagGAAACACCCAGAAACAAATTCATGCCTGTTAAGGACCCTTGGTTCATGCCATGGTCAGCTTAAGGCACAGACATCCAAGGAAAGTGCCTTTTGGCTATTTTAAACAGCTCTAGGACTTTAATTATGAAGCTGGAAGAGCTTTTAGATTAATCAGCATTGCCAGACATCAGCCAAAGAACTTCTAGAGTAGTTTAAAGCAGGAATTAAAGCAAAACTCTTTCCTTTAAACTTTCACAGGAGCTGTTAGCATTTTAAAGAGGTTTAAGCTTTGGTTTAATTGCAAGTGAAAAGTCTGAGCATTAATAAACACAATCAAGGGAACAGCCAAGCATGACAATGTAAATGGAATCCAAGACAAAGAACTGTTCTCtcctacagatttttttcagctggactACAACTACAGGGTAAGGTGCTTTGTAGGtttccttctgcctctccttGTTCAATATCTCCAGTAAACTtgggcaggctggggggaggaCCATCAAACTGACAAGAGGAATACATTTAAtgtatgggggaaaaaaaaaagctagaaagTAAAGTAAACTTACACCACGATCAAGAGCGTAATTAGCATCTGTCACAAAGGTGACGGGTCTGGAGGGATCAAGAGCTTTAGTGTGAGCTATCACTGTCCTGTTTGCAAACAGTAAAGCAAGAGTTGAACAACAGCATGGAGAAGCACAGCCCCATCTCCCCAAGGTCTCTGTCCTCGCACCCCCCTCAAACATTTGGAGCTGCTTTTGATGTAGCAGAcagtatttgaaattaaatactgCAGGATACTTAGTGATCATCTGCTAGAGAGTGCCAGCTTCTGCAGGATAGAAATACCAGGGCAGAGACCTTTACCTGTCACAAAGTTTCTTGCTATCACACCTGAAAAAACAGTGGAATTACCCAGATGCAGGCATGTCAATTTGTCTGTTGGTACCAACAGCTTGCAAGTTGGTGAGGGGACAGTGAGTTTGGTCATGAAACTATGAGAAGGGTGGTGGGAAGGTTTGGACAACCCCTGGGGTGTGTTCCTGCAAAAGCAGGAGGCTCCAGCCCTAcaccagagcaggcagagcagtcACAGGTTGTCTGCTTTTGAGGAAACCCTGAGTGGGGAGATGAGACAGAATGGGAGGGTCAAACTCTGCTGCCACTTTGACATTGCAGGAGGACGGCAGATCATTCTGAAGAATGAAATTTCACAGTTACCTCAATGCATCTACAGCTAGTAGGGACAGACTGCTACCCCATGACAGGGATGATTCTTGGCTATCTAAAGCttaaatctctttaaaaatgaaaccaagGGGTCTGCAGAGACTCGAAGCAGTGGCCTTCAACTGGAGTGTCACTATCTTCTGCAGAACTAATAACGAGCACTAAATGAAGAACCTTGTCTTCAGCATTAAGGCCAAGTATTGTACAGCTCTGCTGTGATTCTCAAATATTTTAGCACTCATCTTCCATTGGTAACAAGGAATATCCTGTTCCCATCAGGTTTGCTTTTGCTTGACCCTTAGGTCAAGAAACACGCTCAAACCAAATCGACTCCTCATAATTTTGCCAAGCCTTACTGGTTCAAAAACAACAGGTTGAGACTGTCGTGTGGTTCTGAACATCAGTTCAACACACGAAGCAGTTACACGGTTAATTTGCATCTGTGGGCACCATTTCAGGGTCCCCCTCCAAAAAACGCTTGCCCTCTCTTTTTACTTCTCTGTGCCGTCCCAAAGGAAGAAGATGCATCATCTGCCAAGATTCCAGCCTCAGCTCTGTGTACAAGCACTTACTTAAAGTAggaggcagctggaggcagctctgATGCCGGCTCGTTGGCTACCGACCACATCACCACTGACGGCCTGTTCTTATCCCTGCGGATCAGCTCCTCCATCACAACCAGGTGATGCTGCAAGGACTTGTTCCCGAAGCTCTCACTTTaagacagaaggaagagagaCCCAGTGAGGTGAAGGTATGAAATCAAtcccctttgcttttctgtttgagcacctctgctatgaagacaggctgagggagttgggactaggcagcctggagaagagaaggctccagggagaccttagagcaccttccagtgcctgaagggggctgataggaaagctggggaggagcttttcatcagagaaggacaggacaaagggtgatggttttaaactgaaagagggtaggttcaggttagatatcaggaagaaattcttcaccatgagggctgtaaggtgctggaacaggttgcccatggaggttgaggtgttcaaggccaggttggataaggcttgtgcagcctggtctggtgggaggtgtccctgctcatggcagggaggttggaacctgaggatctttaaggtcccttccaagcttaACTATGCCATGGTTCTGTGATGCCCTGTGAAAACTCAAGTCTCTGGGGTGTATAAGCACAGCTGAGCCTTCATACTGAATATGGCTTCTGCCCTATTTCCCCCAAGcctgctgcacagctcaggGCTGTGGTTTGGGCTTGTTAACCAAATGACACGATGGCCATGAGTCAGAACACCCTCTGGTTGCCCAACCTCACTAGAGGCACACGTGGCACAACAGCCCGATTTCTAAACAGAGCAAAGTACTTCCATTATCAGGACAGCGGGTGCTGCAGGACGGGAGGGACAGTGGCAGGGATGAACATAGAAGGGGAAGGGTCCTTGGAGCGGCTGCTTACGGCATTTTAATCCCCACTCCCGGGCACTCGTCGATCACCACGATGCCGTAGGCATCGCACAGGTCCATGATCTCCTCGGCGTAGGGGTAGTGGCTGGTACGGAAGGAGTTTGCCCCCAGCCAGCGCAGCAGGTTGAAGTCCTTCATGACCAGGGGCCAGTCAAAGCCTTTGCCACGGATCTGGGCGGGGAGGAGAGACGCGGCACCGCAGGGCGGCCGCTCCTCACGTTAGCGGGGCGCCCCGGCTCCAGCCCCGGCACCGTTCCCAGCCCCCCGCGCCACCTCCCCCTGCACCGCGTGCTTTTCTGAGGGGCCCTGCCACACGCAGCCCCGCCATCCGCCTGCCTGGGGACGGCGGGTCCAGCCAACCTGCCCCGCTGCTGCCCCCGCTGCTGCCCCCGCTGCTGCCCCCGCTGCTGCCCCCGCTGCTGCCCCCGCTGCTGCCCCCGCTgctgcccccggccccgccgctcccgctgCCCCGGCGCCCGCGGGCTGCAGCGCCGCCCCGTGGTCGGGCCGCGCCGCGCAGCCCGGCCGCTGCCCCGCGGGTCAGACGTTCCGCGTCTCGCGCGGCGGGGAAGCAGGGGCGCTCGTTTCTGGCTGGAACCCACGGCCGGGAGATtgtccagctcctctgccagcgCCGCCGGGCTTGCCTGTGCGTCCCGAGAGGGATGGTGTGAGGCAAAACACTCACCCCAGCGGCTCCCGGCCTGGGAGAAGCGTGTCAGGAAGCGGCTGTTTTGGGTGGGGAGGGCGGAAAAGAGCAGGCGCTGCCTCGGTGGCAGAAGGGCAGGCACCACCGGCTGCCCCCACCGCTGGCAACAAACACTTACGTCCGCGTCTTCGTGCTTGTTGACGCCGTGGAAGTAGAAGGGCCTGCCGTTGATGAGGAACTGCGTGCTGGTGACGTGCACCGTGCGGATGCCGACCGGGAGCGTGTACACGTCCTCCAGCAACGCTCCGTCCACCTGTGCCTTCATTTGCACCTGGATTTCCAAACGGGAGATGCAAGTGACGTGCTGGGCTTTGCAAGGATGCCCtgtcctccctcctgctgcgTTAAGGCCTCTCCTGACGGCCCAGCcgtttcccagccctgccccggcACGCTGCCTGCTCCTCACCACTGCTGCAGCTAGTTCCTGTGGTCCCCCTGTGCCTCCTCAGGGAAGAAACTACATCTGactaaacagaaaatagaaatctAGGCTGGGGAAGCTGAAGGATGAAGAATGAACCCTGGATGACCCTTCTGGGGGCTTGTTCACCCTAAaagcttcagtttcttttccccATACTCATCTGGGCCGTTTAATTCTCACAGACAAGGCAGTGGTACACCTCTTCTGCCCTGCATCTTGATACCTGGCAAAGACTGAAATGTCATCTGCTCATGAGAGGTACAGACATAAGCATCTGGAAACTTACAGCAGCTCATCTGTCCTAATTTCTGCATCTAAATGTTGCTACTCATCCTTAACTCACAGAGTCTTCCAGGCTCATGCTATTGAAGATGAACTCTTGTCTGGCAGAGTGGAAAGAAAGCTCATTGCAAAACATGCTGAGAGGTTAGCAGCCTGTTCTTCAGAGGCTGCTCTCAGGTTTCATGACGTCTCCTTCCCTATATTGTCTCAAATGGTCCTTTTGCAAGGAATGGATTGGGCCCTAAACATGAAGGGCAAGCACCTCAGCACACGCCTGCAGTCTGGGCATGCCCCTGTTCTCAACGACAGACCTTTCAGTTCAGCATCCAGGCAGCTGGCAGTTTGATTTTATTACTGCATAATTAACAATGCCACTCTGGAGTCATGTCATGTGAACAGGATCTGGGGTAGAAAAAGAATACAGAAGATAGGCCATATGGCAGCTCCTTAACCCTATTAGACAGTCCAAGGGAACACAcacaggaaggaagaaacatCAGCGTTACCTCCAAGGAGTAGCGGTACCCAGGGTTCTCGTGCATCAGGTAAGGCCACCAAAGATTTGGGTTCAGGACTTTTAGCTCTCCAGCTGGCCCATCACCTGTAGCAACCACTTTCCCTTCTTGGTCACGTAAACTGAGGGACAAGGAATAGAGGGTGCTGCCCACGACCACCACCTGATACTGCACCATTGCTgggcaaaggaaacaaaagacaaTCAGAAACTGCCATGAAAGGGAAAGTGCATGCTTCAAATGTTAGGGGTTTTCATGTacagcagcattaaaaaaattaagggaGATGTCTGGCAGGAATTCAATGTAAGAAGCATGACCTGAGTTCCAGAAGTTTCCAGCAAGATTTGCGTGTCGCACAACTCTGTTACTTAGAGATACTCCTGCTTTAAGTGGCAGGAATACTGCCCCTACTGAGAAATTCTACTTTGAGAGACACCTGGTCATCCTTTCACTTTAACAAGTCTCttgcaaacatttcttttttttcttactgcttctGAACTCTTTACCATattcttgcagctgctgagctgtaCAATAG is from Apus apus isolate bApuApu2 chromosome 18, bApuApu2.pri.cur, whole genome shotgun sequence and encodes:
- the GUSB gene encoding beta-glucuronidase, whose amino-acid sequence is MAGAARGPGGLCLPLLLLLGRAAGGLLYPRDTPSRERKELGGLWSFRADFSPGRDAGFVQRWYRQPLRQTGPVIDMPVPASFNDVTQDPSLENYIGWVWYEKEVLLPPRWLQGDPPTRVLLRFGSAHYYAMVWVNGVPVVEHEGGHLPFEADISSIVQASPGVPCRITVALNNTLTPHTLPPGSIQYMSDKTRYPKNYFVQNIRFDFFNYAGIHRPVVLYTTPSVYIDDITVTTTSSESLAMVQYQVVVVGSTLYSLSLSLRDQEGKVVATGDGPAGELKVLNPNLWWPYLMHENPGYRYSLEVQMKAQVDGALLEDVYTLPVGIRTVHVTSTQFLINGRPFYFHGVNKHEDADIRGKGFDWPLVMKDFNLLRWLGANSFRTSHYPYAEEIMDLCDAYGIVVIDECPGVGIKMPESFGNKSLQHHLVVMEELIRRDKNRPSVVMWSVANEPASELPPAASYFKTVIAHTKALDPSRPVTFVTDANYALDRGAPYVDVICVNSYFSWYHDPGHLEVIPLQLTTQFENWYKTYQKPIIQSEYGADSVPGLHSDPPLMFSEEYQKAMLQEYHSVFDKKRKEYVIGELIWNFADFMTNQGTTRVLGNKKGIFTRQRQPKSAAFVLRERYWKIANESSCLPPIIKSHHLFLK